From one Nonomuraea polychroma genomic stretch:
- a CDS encoding Lhr family helicase: MTSQWFTGAFQAPTAAQEGAWESISRGDNTLVVAPTGSGKTLAAFLWSLDRLAAEPAERKGTRVLYVSPLKALAVDVERNLRAPLAGLKQTARRLGLPVPDISVAIRSGDTPAEDRRRFAARPSDILITTPESLFLLLTSQAREALRGVETVIVDEVHAVAATKRGAHLALSLERLDALLERPAQRIGLSATVRPVSEVAAFLGGARPATVVQPPADKRIEIEVVVPVEDMTEMEGGPRAGSDDFAPESLGTPEPANRSIWPHVEDRLFDLIGAHSSTIVFANSRRLAERLCTRLNELAYERERGGADAIDLSIWETTPEEPGAPTGSSQKPGEGTPTGSSQKPGEGSPTGSSREPREGAPTGSRWEPPKRTPAEMMAQAGASKGVVTEIVRAHHGSVSKEERAQIEEALKSGRLPAVVATSSLELGIDMGAVDLVACVEAPPSVASGLQRIGRAGHQVGAVSKGVIFPKYRGDLVQTAVVAERMKSGQIEELRYPRNPLDVLAQQIVAMTALDEWTVDELESVVKRAAPYATLPRTALEATLDMLAGRYPSEEFAELRPRIVWDRVTGTLQGRPGAQRLAVTNGGTIPDRGLFGVFLVGERASRVGELDEEMVYESRVGDVFVLGATSWRIEDITADRVLVSPAPGQPGKLPFWHGDAQGRPAELGRAIGRFLREQAKDDSTERIRAAGLDEYASGNLLAYLREQREATGYVPDDRTLLVERFHDELGDWRVVIHSPYGARVHAPWALAINRRLRERYGIDVQAVHSDDGIVLRIPDTLAEPPTDVATFDAEEIEQIVTEELGGSAMFASRFRECAGRALLLPRRTPGRRSPLWQQRQRAAHLLGVASQYASFPIVLETMRECLQDVFDVPGLVELMRDIAARRVRVVEVETSQASPFAASLLFHYVGAFMYEGDAPLAERRAQALALDTTLLAELLGQADLRELLDPDVISDSERELARLDRPLRDAEDLADLLRSHGPLLAPDVSVRGGDPAWLEQLERARRAIRVRIAGEEHWAAIEDAARMRDALGAPLPVGVPHAFLEPVADPLADLVARHARTRGPFHAGTAAARFGLGVAVVTDALRRLAASGRVVSGEFRPGGRGEEWCDAGVLRLLRRRSLARLRKEVEPVAPETLALFLPAWHGITASSTSGGDLRQSSSSAARAMDALVRSIEQLQGAAVPASALETLVLPSRVPGYHPALLDELTSSGEVMWVGQGTLPGGDGWVSLYFADTAPLLLPDPAEITMTPVHERVLELLGGGGALFFRGISDQLGSLDDQTLVSALWDLVWSGRLSGDTLAPLRATLGTGRPAHRPATTRRRRAVLPTRSGPPTVAGRWWLLPAPAADATQRAQAQAEVLLERHGVVTRGAVTSERLPGGFTPIYQVLRAYEESGRCRRGYFVEGLGGAQFALPGAVDRMRAMAPGIAPTGGDDASAHAAGPGNAPPRRGSGAGPRAVVLAAADPASPYGAALPWPQRPGDVGHKPGRKAGSLVVLVDGHLVLYVERGGKTLLSFTDDERLQPAVDALALAVRDGALGKLTVERADGASIIESPLAAALEAAGFHPTPRGLRLRA; this comes from the coding sequence ATGACCAGCCAATGGTTCACTGGAGCCTTCCAAGCGCCCACGGCCGCCCAGGAGGGGGCGTGGGAGTCGATCTCGCGTGGCGACAACACCCTGGTCGTCGCGCCCACCGGGTCGGGCAAGACGCTGGCGGCGTTCCTGTGGTCGCTCGACCGGCTGGCCGCCGAACCGGCCGAGCGCAAAGGGACACGGGTGCTCTACGTGTCGCCGCTCAAGGCGCTGGCCGTGGACGTGGAGCGTAACCTGCGCGCGCCGCTGGCCGGGCTCAAGCAGACGGCGCGGCGGCTCGGGCTGCCGGTGCCGGACATCTCGGTGGCGATCCGCTCGGGCGACACGCCTGCCGAGGACCGCAGGAGGTTCGCCGCCAGACCGTCCGACATCCTGATCACCACGCCGGAGTCGCTGTTCCTGCTGCTCACCAGCCAGGCGCGGGAGGCACTGCGCGGGGTGGAGACGGTGATCGTTGACGAGGTGCACGCGGTCGCGGCCACCAAGCGGGGCGCGCATCTGGCGCTGAGCCTGGAGCGGCTGGACGCGCTGCTCGAGCGGCCCGCGCAGCGGATCGGGCTGTCGGCGACCGTGCGGCCGGTGAGCGAGGTGGCGGCCTTCCTCGGCGGGGCCCGGCCGGCCACGGTGGTGCAGCCGCCGGCGGACAAGCGGATCGAGATCGAGGTCGTGGTCCCGGTCGAGGACATGACCGAGATGGAAGGCGGGCCGAGGGCGGGGAGCGACGACTTCGCCCCGGAGTCCCTCGGGACCCCGGAGCCTGCCAACCGGTCGATCTGGCCTCATGTCGAAGATCGGCTGTTCGATCTGATCGGGGCACACAGCTCCACGATCGTGTTCGCCAACTCGCGCCGGCTGGCCGAGCGGTTGTGCACCAGGCTCAACGAGCTGGCCTATGAGCGGGAGCGCGGCGGCGCCGACGCCATCGACCTGTCGATCTGGGAGACGACGCCGGAAGAGCCGGGGGCGCCCACCGGTTCGAGTCAGAAGCCGGGCGAGGGAACGCCCACCGGTTCGAGTCAGAAGCCTGGCGAAGGGTCACCCACCGGTTCGAGCCGGGAGCCACGCGAGGGAGCGCCCACCGGTTCGCGCTGGGAGCCGCCCAAGCGGACACCCGCCGAGATGATGGCGCAGGCCGGGGCCAGCAAGGGTGTCGTGACGGAGATCGTGCGCGCTCACCACGGCTCGGTCTCCAAGGAAGAGCGGGCGCAGATCGAGGAGGCGCTCAAGTCGGGCCGGCTGCCTGCCGTGGTCGCCACCTCCAGCCTGGAGCTGGGCATCGACATGGGCGCAGTGGACCTGGTCGCGTGCGTGGAGGCGCCGCCGAGCGTGGCCAGCGGGCTGCAGCGCATCGGCCGCGCCGGGCACCAGGTCGGCGCGGTGTCCAAGGGCGTGATCTTCCCCAAATACCGGGGCGACCTGGTGCAGACCGCCGTGGTGGCCGAGCGCATGAAGAGCGGCCAGATCGAGGAGCTGCGCTATCCGCGTAATCCGCTCGACGTGCTGGCCCAGCAGATCGTGGCGATGACGGCGCTGGACGAATGGACGGTCGACGAGCTGGAGTCGGTGGTCAAGCGGGCCGCCCCCTACGCCACGCTGCCGCGCACCGCGCTGGAGGCCACGCTCGACATGCTGGCCGGGCGCTACCCGAGCGAGGAGTTCGCCGAGCTGCGGCCGCGCATCGTGTGGGACCGGGTCACCGGCACGCTCCAGGGGCGGCCCGGCGCGCAACGCCTGGCGGTCACGAACGGCGGCACGATCCCCGACCGGGGCCTGTTCGGCGTGTTCCTGGTGGGCGAGCGGGCCTCCAGGGTGGGCGAGCTGGACGAGGAGATGGTCTACGAGTCGCGGGTGGGCGACGTGTTCGTGCTGGGCGCGACGTCGTGGCGGATCGAGGACATCACCGCCGACCGGGTGCTCGTCTCGCCCGCGCCCGGGCAGCCCGGCAAGCTGCCGTTCTGGCACGGCGACGCGCAAGGACGGCCGGCGGAGCTGGGCCGGGCGATCGGGCGGTTCCTGCGCGAGCAGGCCAAGGACGACTCGACGGAGCGGATCCGGGCGGCCGGCCTCGACGAATACGCGTCGGGCAACCTGCTGGCCTACCTGCGGGAGCAGCGGGAGGCCACCGGCTACGTCCCCGACGACCGCACGTTGCTCGTCGAGCGTTTCCACGACGAGCTCGGCGACTGGCGAGTGGTGATCCACTCCCCCTACGGCGCACGTGTGCATGCCCCCTGGGCGCTGGCGATCAACCGGCGACTGCGCGAGCGTTACGGCATCGACGTGCAGGCCGTGCACTCCGACGACGGCATCGTGCTGCGCATTCCGGACACGCTGGCCGAGCCGCCCACCGACGTGGCCACGTTCGACGCCGAGGAGATCGAGCAGATCGTCACCGAGGAGCTGGGCGGATCCGCCATGTTCGCCTCCCGGTTCAGGGAGTGCGCGGGGCGGGCGCTGCTGCTGCCGCGGCGCACGCCCGGGCGGCGCAGCCCGCTGTGGCAGCAGCGGCAACGGGCCGCCCACCTGCTGGGGGTGGCTTCGCAGTACGCCTCGTTCCCGATCGTGCTGGAGACGATGCGCGAGTGCCTGCAGGACGTCTTCGACGTTCCGGGGCTGGTGGAGCTCATGCGGGACATCGCGGCGCGCCGGGTGCGGGTGGTGGAGGTGGAGACCTCGCAGGCCTCGCCGTTCGCGGCGTCGCTGCTGTTCCACTACGTGGGCGCGTTCATGTACGAGGGAGACGCGCCGCTGGCCGAGCGCCGGGCGCAGGCACTGGCGCTGGACACCACGCTGCTGGCTGAGCTGCTCGGCCAGGCCGACCTGCGCGAGCTGCTCGACCCCGACGTGATCTCCGACAGCGAGCGGGAGCTGGCCAGGCTCGACCGGCCGCTGCGTGACGCCGAGGACCTCGCGGACCTGCTGCGCTCGCACGGGCCGCTGCTGGCGCCCGACGTGAGCGTCCGCGGCGGCGACCCCGCCTGGCTGGAGCAGCTGGAGCGGGCGCGGCGGGCCATCAGGGTACGCATCGCGGGCGAGGAGCACTGGGCGGCCATCGAGGACGCGGCACGCATGCGTGACGCGCTGGGCGCGCCGTTGCCCGTGGGCGTGCCGCACGCGTTCCTGGAGCCGGTGGCCGATCCGCTGGCCGACCTGGTGGCGCGGCACGCCCGCACCCGCGGGCCCTTCCACGCCGGCACGGCCGCCGCCCGTTTCGGACTCGGCGTGGCCGTGGTGACCGACGCCCTGCGGCGGCTGGCCGCCTCCGGGCGGGTCGTGAGCGGGGAGTTCCGGCCCGGCGGGCGGGGCGAGGAGTGGTGCGACGCCGGGGTGTTGCGGCTGTTGCGCCGCAGGTCGCTGGCCCGGCTGCGGAAGGAGGTCGAGCCGGTCGCGCCGGAGACGCTCGCTCTGTTCCTGCCCGCCTGGCACGGCATCACCGCTTCGAGCACGTCCGGCGGCGACCTCCGGCAGTCGAGCTCGAGCGCGGCGCGGGCCATGGACGCGCTGGTCCGCTCCATCGAGCAGCTTCAGGGGGCCGCCGTGCCCGCGTCCGCGTTGGAGACCCTCGTGCTGCCGTCGCGGGTGCCGGGCTACCATCCGGCGCTGCTCGACGAGCTGACCTCGTCGGGCGAGGTCATGTGGGTGGGACAGGGGACGCTGCCCGGCGGTGACGGATGGGTGTCGCTCTACTTCGCCGACACGGCGCCGCTCCTGCTGCCCGATCCCGCCGAGATCACGATGACGCCGGTTCACGAACGTGTGCTGGAACTGCTGGGCGGCGGCGGTGCGCTGTTCTTCCGAGGCATCTCCGACCAGCTGGGGTCGCTGGACGACCAGACGCTGGTGTCCGCGCTGTGGGATCTGGTGTGGTCGGGGCGGCTGTCCGGGGACACGCTGGCGCCGCTGCGGGCGACGCTCGGCACCGGGCGTCCCGCGCATCGGCCTGCGACGACGCGGCGCCGCCGGGCGGTGCTGCCGACCAGGAGCGGCCCGCCGACCGTGGCCGGACGGTGGTGGCTGCTGCCCGCGCCGGCCGCCGACGCCACCCAGCGGGCTCAGGCCCAGGCCGAGGTGCTGCTGGAACGGCACGGGGTGGTGACGCGGGGCGCGGTGACGTCCGAGCGGCTGCCGGGGGGATTCACGCCCATTTATCAGGTCTTGCGGGCATACGAGGAGAGCGGCCGGTGCCGCCGGGGCTACTTCGTCGAGGGATTGGGCGGCGCGCAGTTCGCCCTGCCCGGAGCGGTGGACCGGATGCGCGCCATGGCCCCCGGCATCGCCCCGACGGGCGGGGACGACGCCTCGGCCCACGCGGCAGGACCTGGCAACGCGCCGCCGAGAAGGGGCAGTGGAGCAGGGCCGCGGGCTGTGGTGCTGGCCGCCGCCGACCCGGCCAGCCCGTACGGCGCCGCGCTGCCCTGGCCGCAGCGCCCCGGCGACGTCGGGCACAAGCCCGGCAGGAAGGCCGGGTCGCTGGTCGTGCTGGTCGACGGCCATCTGGTGCTCTACGTCGAGCGGGGCGGCAAGACGCTGCTGTCGTTCACCGATGACGAGCGGCTGCAGCCTGCCGTGGACGCGCTGGCCCTCGCCGTGCGTGACGGGGCGCTCGGGAAGCTGACGGTCGAGCGGGCCGACGGTGCATCCATCATCGAATCGCCGCTGGCGGCTGCCCTGGAGGCGGCCGGATTCCACCCCACGCCCCGGGGACTGCGCCTGCGCGCCTGA